One region of Kogia breviceps isolate mKogBre1 chromosome 17, mKogBre1 haplotype 1, whole genome shotgun sequence genomic DNA includes:
- the FAM83H gene encoding protein FAM83H produces the protein MARRSQSSSQGDNPLAPGYLPPHYKEYYRLAVDALAEGGPEAYSRFLASEGAPAFLCPEELEHVSRHLRAPQHVALEAPEGSPPNVDFDGSSGTYWPVNSDQAVPELDLGWPLTFGFQGTEVTTLVQPPPPDSPCIKDEARRMIRSAQQVVAVVMDMFTDVDLLSEVLEAAARRVPVYILLDEVNAQHFLDMADKCHINLHHVDFLRVRTVAGPTYYCRTGKSFKGHVKEKFLLVDCAVVMSGSYSFMWSFEKIHRSLAHVFQGELVSSFDEEFRILFAQSEPLVPSAGALARMDAYALAPYVGAGPPVGGHMTGALTPFSLPKRTHLLFPPPREEGLGFPSFLDPDRHFLSPLRREESPRMPGGALEPHAGLWPLSRHLDAEAEPGGELLGPRGFLQARHQEMDAFKRHSYAAADGTGAAVENFAAARQVSRQLFLSHGDDFRFQTSHFHRDQLYQQHYQWDPQLAPARPQGPFEKLRAGRPGFADQDGFAPGAGQRLPELGLDGHQRLDYVASGASREVRHGSDPAFGPGPRGLEPDGASCPNLGQRFPRQAVTRLGPETVPKPEPERRGRPEGRAGLRHWRLASYLSGCHGEDAGDEGLPAPMEAEAYEDDVLASGGRVASGDLLASSFRVPTSLPGSGSGGGDGPEPEGLEAGLAKHDSFRLRPNPLIQRSSRLRSSLIFGASQAEGTGGAAAATTEKVQLPPKEEVGSEMPASSGKAVRSAVSTKVAELLEKYKGLTRDAGGVGAAVTVASHSKAVLSQAWREEVLAPGGGGGERHSLESHLLDLRDSFTQQLHQEAERQPGAAALTATQLLDTLGGRSGGADRPPPCFPSTQLHSASLQGRDSPPAEGPGARPTPHSEPKGSPTAAYPDRKGSPPAGLPSRRGGPTTGLTEQKGSPASAYPECRGSPVPPVPEHRGSLPLAFSGESPKTGPTEEASGGPMEILRKGSARLRQLLSPKGERCAVDEGSFPVPQENGQPESPRRPSPSWADSTEAATGDERGPRARAVSATANALYSSNLRDDTKAILEQISAHGQKHRGVPAPTPTQSSPELGHPPAAAGLAPDMSNKDKCPAVFLSDSLGTQGRLNRTQPASAEEHDRLLRRMESMRKEKRVYSRFEVFCKKEEPGGLGAGEGPAEDTRDSKVGKFMPKLLGTFKSKK, from the exons ATGGCCCGTCGCTCCCAGAGCTCCTCGCAGGGGGATAACCCACTGGCACCCGGGTACCTGCCACCCCACTACAAAGAATATTACCGCCTGGCAGTGGATGCGCTGGCTGAGGGCGGGCCAGAGGCCTATAGCCGCTTCCTGGCGTCCGAGGGAGCACCTGCCTTCCTGTGCCCTGAGGAGCTGGAGCACGTGAGCCGCCACCTGCGGGCCCCACAGCACGTTGCCCTCGAGGCCCCCGAAGGCAGCCCTCCCAACGTGGACTTCGATGGCTCCTCGGGCACCTACTGGCCTGTGAACTCAGACCAGGCAGTGCCTGAACTCGACCTGGGCTGGCCCCTGACCTTCGGCTTCCAGGGCACCGAGGTCACCACGCTGGTGCAGCCGCCGCCACCTGACAGCCCCTGCATCAAGGATGAGGCTCGAAGGATGATCCGCTCTGCCCAGCAG GTGGTGGCCGTGGTGATGGACATGTTCACCGACGTGGACCTTCTCAGTGAAGTGCTGGAGGCCGCTGCGCGCCGCGTCCCGGTCTACATCCTCCTAGATGAGGTGAACGCACAGCACTTCCTGGACATGGCCGACAAGTGCCACATCAACCTGCACCACGTGGAC TTCCTACGCGTGCGCACTGTGGCGGGCCCCACCTACTACTGCCGTACTGGGAAGTCCTTCAAGGGCCACGTGAAGGAGAAGTTCCTCCTAGTGGACTGTGCCGTGGTGATGAGCGGGAGCTACAG ctTTATGTGGTCCTTCGAGAAGATCCACCGGAGTCTGGCACACGTGTTCCAGGGCGAGCTGGTCTCCAGCTTCGATGAGGAATTCCGCATCCTCTTCGCACAGTCCGAGCCGCTGGTACCCTCCGCCGGGGCGCTAGCCCGCATGGACGCCTACGCCCTGGCTCCATATGTGGGGGCTGGGCCCCCCGTGGGTGGCCACATGACCGGGGCGTTGACCCCTTTCTCCTTACCCAAACGAACCCACCTCCTGTTCCCACCGCCTCGGGAAGAAGGCCTGGGCTTCCCCTCGTTCCTCGATCCCGACCGCCACTTCCTGTCACCCCTCCGTCGAGAGGAGTCACCGCGGATGCCGGGGGGCGCCCTGGAGCCGCACGCGGGGCTGTGGCCGCTGTCGCGGCATCTGGACGCCGAGGCCGAACCAGGCGGGGAGCTCTTGGGCCCGCGGGGCTTCCTTCAGGCGCGGCACCAAGAGATGGACGCCTTCAAAAGGCACAGCTACGCGGCCGCCGACGGCACGGGAGCCGCCGTGGAGAATTTCGCCGCCGCGCGGCAGGTGTCGCGGCAGCTGTTCCTCAGCCACGGTGATGACTTCCGCTTCCAGACCAGCCACTTCCACCGCGACCAGCTCTACCAGCAGCACTACCAGTGGGACCCGCAGCTCGCACCGGCGCGCCCTCAGGGCCCGTTCGAGAAGCTGCGCGCTGGCCGCCCTGGCTTCGCGGACCAGGACGGCTTCGCGCCGGGCGCCGGGCAGCGCCTTCCGGAGCTCGGCCTGGACGGACACCAGCGGCTGGACTACGTGGCATCCGGTGCCTCACGGGAGGTGCGCCATGGCTCTGACCCGGCCTTCGGGCCCGGGCCCCGCGGTCTGGAACCGGACGGGGCCTCATGCCCCAACCTGGGCCAGCGCTTCCCCCGCCAAGCGGTGACGAGGCTAGGCCCAGAGACTGTGCCCAAGCCAGAGCCAGAGCGCAGAGGCCGGCCCGAGGGGCGGGCGGGACTGCGGCACTGGCGCCTCGCCTCCTACCTGAGCGGCTGCCACGGCGAGGACGCTGGCGACGAGGGCCTGCCCGCGCCCATGGAGGCCGAGGCCTACGAAGACGACGTGTTGGCTTCTGGGGGCCGGGTGGCCTCCGGGGACCTGCTGGCCTCGAGCTTCCGCGTGCCCACGTCCCTCCCGGGCTCCGGCAGCGGCGGTGGCGACGGCCCCGAGCCTGAGGGCCTGGAGGCAGGCCTGGCCAAGCACGACTCTTTCCGCTTGCGCCCGAACCCGCTGATCCAGCGCAGCTCGCGGCTGCGCTCCTCGCTCATCTTCGGCGCATCGCAGGCGGAGGGCACGGGCGGAGCCGCTGCGGCCACCACGGAGAAGGTGCAGCTGCCGCccaaggaggaggtggggagcgAGATGCCGGCGTCCAGTGGCAAGGCCGTGCGCTCCGCCGTCTCCACCAAGGTGGCCGAGCTCCTGGAGAAATACAAGGGCCTGACTCGAGACGCCGGCGGCGTGGGGGCCGCAGTCACGGTCGCCAGCCACAGCAAGGCTGTCCTGTCCCAGGCGTGGCGGGAGGAGGTGTTGGCACCCGGCGGCGGTGGGGGCGAGCGCCACAGCCTCGAAAGCCACCTGCTAGACCTGCGCGACTCCTTCACGCAGCAGCTGCACCAGGAGGCTGAGCGGCAGCCGGGAGCCGCCGCCCTCACCGCCACGCAGCTGCTGGACACGCTGGGCGGGCGCAGCGGCGGCGCTGACCGGCCGCCCCCGTGCTTCCCTTCCACCCAGCTCCACTCCGCCTCCCTGCAAGGGCGGGACAGCCCCCCAGCAGAGGGGCCCGGGGCGCGCCCGACGCCGCACTCTGAGCCAAAAGGGAGCCCCACCGCAGCTTACCCCGACCGGAAGGGAAGTCCCCCTGCAGGGCTTCCCAGCCGCAGGGGCGGGCCCACCACGGGACTTACCGAGCAGAAGGGGAGTCCTGCTTCCGCCTACCCTGAGTGCAGGGGGAGCCCGGTGCCCCCGGTGCCGGAGCACAGGGGCAGCCTCCCCCTCGCCTTCTCTGGGGAGTCTCCAAAGACCGGGCCCACAGAGGAGGCGTCCGGTGGCCCCATGGAGATCCTACGCAAGGGCTCCGCGCGGCTGCGGCAGCTGCTGAGCCCCAAGGGTGAGCGGTGCGCAGTGGATGAGGGTAGCTTCCCGGTGCCACAGGAGAATGGGCAACCTGAGAGCCCCCGGCGGCCGTCGCCAAGCTGGGCTGACAGCACCGAGGCTGCCACAGGAGATGAGCGGGGCCCGCGGGCGCGCGCGGTCTCAGCCACGGCCAACGCCTTGTACAGCAGCAACCTGCGGGATGATACGAAAGCCATTCTGGAGCAGATCAGCGCCCATGGCCAGAAGCATCGCGGAGTCCCCGCCCCGACCCCAACCCAGAGCAGCCCTGAGCTGGGCCACCCACCAGCTGCCGCCGGCCTGGCCCCTGACATGTCCAACAAGGACAAATGTCCTGCCGTCTTCCTCTCAGACAGCCTGGGGACCCAGGGCCGGCTGAACCGCACGCAGCCAGCCAGCGCGGAGGAGCACGACCGGCTGCTGCGCCGCATGGAGAGCATGCGCAAAGAGAAGCGCGTCTACAGCCGCTTCGAGGTCTTCTGCAAAAAGGAGGAGCCCGGGGGCCTGGGGGCCGGGGAGGGCCCGGCAGAGGACACCAGGGACAGCAAGGTGGGCAAGTTCATGCCCAAGCTCCTGGGTACGTTCAAAAGCAAGAAGTGA
- the LOC136792889 gene encoding uncharacterized protein — MSLGPRGADTGQHGRRIRAMSGRRSRARKPRARRTGRARKTTGQQGPEAKLPPPDPRGPRDEAGVAPAGHVTGSKLPPRGQPRVARPERPQVAKRPEKATALGSELVPVPAADTEGCGAGGLTLGRGPEPPRLREVQLRLAQEQLLLEERRRWVQLQMQLWQEEPLWLQQLREEQAWVQVEGLELAMALEQLRCEGLEALRTQDPHDQEAEDKLSSFRLEVAKERMA, encoded by the exons ATGAGCCTGGGCCCCCGGGGAGCAGACACCGGGCAACACGGGCGCCGGATCAGGGCCATGTCTGGCAGACGAAGTCGAGCTCGCAAACCCCGGGCCAGGAGGACGGGCAGGGCACGGAAGACCACAGGCCAGCAGGGCCCTGAGGCCAAGCTGCCGCCCCCTGACCCCAGGGGCCCTCGGGACGAGGCAGGGGTGGCCCCTGCGGGGCACGTGACCGGCAGCAAGCTGCCTCCCCGGGGACAGCCCAGAGTGGCCAGACCAGAGCGGCCACAGGTCGCCAAGAGGCCGGAGAAGGCCACCGCTCTGGGTTCCGAGCTGGTGCCGGTCCCCGCTGCGGACACGGAGGGCTGCGGGGCGGGCGGCCTCACGCTGGGCCGGGGCCCGGAGCCACCGAGGCTCCGCGAGGTCCAGCTGCGCCTGGCCCAGGAGCAGCTGCTGCTGGAGGAGCGGCGGCGGTGGGTCCAGCTGCAGATGCAGCTGTGGCAGGAGGAGCCGCTGTGGCTGCAGCAGCTCCGGGAGGAGCAGGCCTGGGTGCAAGTGGAGGGGCTGGAGCTGGCCATGGCCTTGGAGCAACTGCGGTGTGAGGGCCTTGAGGCGCTTCGGACCCAGGACCCG CACGACCAGGAAGCCGAGGACAAGCTGTCATCTTTCAGGCTGGAAGTGGCTAAAGAGAGGATGGCCTGA